A DNA window from Sphingomonas profundi contains the following coding sequences:
- a CDS encoding TonB-dependent receptor: protein MLKQKVGIASVVSLIALANATGALAQTADPAPAPTPGAQADPASAPAPSAQAGLTGDIVVTAQRRSESLQRTPVAVAVLSGTTLAKQAIVTESDLQAATPGLTIRAGQNSNQLNYALRGQSLDAFSDTRPGVLPYFDEIQLDGVGGGASAFYDLQSIQVLKGPQGTLFGRNSTGGAVLFTTTRPTEDFGGYVSGRFGNYASREVEGAINVPLVNDKVLTRFAGFYEKRDGYQKNVFQGNRAGNVDRYGLRGSVTVNFSSSIKNELVVDYLHADGNSLSGLIYSLDSAGAVPLIALTAFGNQPQYNFLINAFTGGAAGCNAATNNCAAAYAAANPKLDPGGITSYLATQKARGPHRIETDGLNKYIGRNIIISNITSFEVAPDTRIRNIFGFTNLKANSSGDIDGTAYGIDSNGPGGGKNDTTRQDSEELQLAGKTFGGNLDYVVGGFYSHETNVDLTTSLLLEFPPLTSTTRYHKFTTRDMYAGYGQGTYDLSELTGIQGLGVTIGARYTHERIKFDTLSDDTAFQAPPAQQATFDFNQRKSYGNVSWTLGVQDQINSNLLVYVASRRSYKNGGYNGIENPVPGPGSAGGNEYGRETLTDLEVGIKYRGEVGAIPVQFNLAGYQNWIKDGQRVAYTLLGSTPAAVTVNVPRSKITGFEADGSVRPSSWLTLGGALNYTRARFTNNLVSIGGGTPVEFGTYPDTPKWSGSVYGEIEVPVTNSIEASLRSDLYSQSSFFFSSTGNNNPGARIDGYTLVNFRLGLEDQTAGWSIAGLVKNAFNRTYYVGGIATGELFQFNTAVPGSPRTFLAELRYKF from the coding sequence GTGCTGAAGCAAAAGGTTGGCATCGCGTCCGTGGTTTCGCTGATCGCGCTGGCAAACGCGACCGGCGCGCTGGCACAGACGGCGGACCCGGCGCCCGCCCCGACGCCTGGCGCTCAGGCGGACCCGGCCTCCGCCCCGGCGCCGAGCGCCCAGGCGGGATTGACCGGAGACATCGTTGTCACCGCACAGCGGCGCTCGGAATCGCTGCAGCGGACGCCGGTCGCGGTCGCGGTGCTGAGCGGCACCACGCTGGCGAAGCAGGCGATCGTCACCGAATCGGACCTCCAGGCCGCCACGCCGGGCTTGACGATCCGCGCCGGCCAGAACTCGAATCAGCTGAATTACGCACTTCGCGGTCAATCGCTCGACGCGTTCAGTGATACACGCCCGGGCGTGCTTCCCTATTTCGATGAAATTCAGCTTGATGGCGTGGGCGGCGGCGCGTCCGCCTTCTACGATCTGCAATCGATCCAGGTGCTGAAGGGGCCGCAGGGGACGCTGTTCGGACGCAACTCGACAGGCGGTGCGGTGCTCTTCACGACGACCCGCCCGACGGAGGATTTCGGCGGCTATGTGAGCGGTCGCTTCGGCAATTACGCTTCGCGCGAGGTGGAGGGAGCAATCAACGTTCCCCTCGTGAATGACAAAGTCCTGACCCGCTTCGCCGGCTTCTACGAGAAGCGGGACGGCTATCAGAAGAATGTCTTTCAGGGTAATCGCGCCGGCAACGTCGATCGCTACGGCTTGCGCGGCAGCGTCACGGTCAATTTCAGCAGCAGCATCAAGAACGAACTGGTCGTCGATTATCTGCATGCGGACGGCAACAGCCTGAGCGGCTTGATCTACAGCCTCGACTCCGCAGGTGCGGTGCCGCTGATCGCGCTCACGGCCTTCGGCAACCAGCCACAGTACAACTTCCTGATCAACGCGTTTACCGGCGGCGCGGCCGGGTGCAACGCGGCGACCAACAATTGCGCCGCCGCCTATGCTGCCGCCAATCCCAAGCTGGATCCGGGCGGCATAACCTCCTATCTTGCGACCCAGAAGGCCCGCGGGCCACATCGGATCGAGACCGACGGCCTGAACAAATATATCGGCCGCAACATCATCATCTCGAACATCACATCCTTCGAGGTCGCGCCGGACACGAGGATCCGTAACATCTTCGGCTTCACCAATCTCAAGGCCAATAGTTCGGGCGATATCGACGGCACGGCCTATGGGATCGACAGCAACGGTCCCGGCGGCGGCAAGAACGATACAACGCGCCAAGATTCCGAGGAACTGCAGTTGGCCGGCAAGACGTTCGGTGGAAACCTGGATTATGTCGTCGGTGGTTTCTACTCGCACGAGACGAACGTCGATCTGACGACGAGCCTTCTGCTGGAGTTCCCGCCGCTCACGTCCACCACCCGCTATCACAAGTTCACCACTCGTGACATGTATGCCGGCTATGGCCAGGGGACCTACGACCTGAGCGAGCTGACGGGCATCCAGGGCTTGGGAGTCACCATCGGCGCGCGTTACACGCATGAGCGGATCAAGTTCGATACGCTTTCCGACGATACTGCCTTCCAGGCACCGCCGGCGCAACAGGCCACCTTCGATTTCAACCAGCGCAAATCCTACGGCAACGTAAGCTGGACGCTCGGCGTGCAGGATCAGATCAACTCGAACCTGCTCGTCTACGTCGCCTCGCGCCGCAGCTACAAGAATGGTGGATATAACGGCATCGAGAATCCCGTACCTGGCCCGGGTTCTGCCGGCGGCAATGAATATGGCCGCGAGACACTGACCGATCTTGAGGTCGGCATCAAATATCGTGGTGAAGTCGGTGCCATCCCGGTGCAGTTCAATCTGGCCGGGTATCAGAACTGGATCAAAGACGGGCAGCGAGTGGCCTACACTCTGCTCGGCTCCACTCCCGCCGCCGTCACCGTTAACGTGCCGCGCTCGAAGATCACCGGTTTTGAGGCGGATGGGTCCGTCCGGCCGTCTTCGTGGCTTACGCTCGGTGGCGCGCTTAACTATACGCGCGCGCGCTTCACCAATAATCTCGTATCGATCGGTGGCGGCACCCCGGTGGAGTTCGGCACCTATCCCGACACGCCAAAATGGTCGGGTTCGGTCTATGGCGAGATCGAGGTGCCCGTCACCAACTCGATCGAAGCCAGCCTGCGGTCCGATCTATATTCGCAATCGTCCTTCTTTTTCTCCTCCACCGGCAACAACAATCCGGGCGCTCGGATTGACGGCTATACCCTCGTGAACTTCCGCCTGGGACTTGAGGATCAGACGGCGGGCTGGTCGATCGCCGGGCTTGTGAAAAATGCGTTCAACCGCACTTATTATGTAGGCGGCATCGCGACCGGCGAACTCTTCCAGTTCAACACGGCGGTTCCGGGGTCACCGCGCACCTTCCTGGCTGAGTTGCGCTACAAGTTCTGA
- a CDS encoding glutathione S-transferase N-terminal domain-containing protein: protein MAYTLINARPSPFGRKVAIVLHEKHIVFDVHYDVPWGDRTCTPEYSPLEQLPILVTDEKEVVYDSSYIVEWLEARFPEPALLPSALPARLAALKRQMLGERLMEVAQSLIFELHRPDPSAAWVDRQTRKVRGALAELERLYGLRARAADNGLDLGDIAVATTLLGIEFAVESGLSPNVTALLWRRSHAALGEAVSALEARPSFAETRPQMMDVNLQATVA from the coding sequence ATGGCCTACACACTCATCAATGCCCGGCCGAGCCCGTTCGGCCGCAAGGTCGCGATCGTTCTGCACGAGAAGCACATCGTGTTCGACGTGCATTATGATGTGCCGTGGGGGGACCGAACCTGTACGCCCGAATACAGCCCGCTCGAACAACTTCCGATCCTTGTTACGGATGAGAAGGAGGTCGTGTACGACTCGTCTTATATCGTGGAATGGCTGGAGGCGCGCTTTCCCGAACCGGCACTTCTGCCGTCGGCATTGCCGGCCAGACTGGCCGCGCTCAAGCGGCAGATGCTGGGCGAACGGTTGATGGAAGTCGCCCAATCACTGATATTCGAGCTGCACCGCCCCGATCCGAGCGCCGCCTGGGTGGACCGCCAGACCCGCAAGGTGCGTGGAGCGTTGGCGGAGCTCGAGCGCCTTTATGGTCTACGCGCCCGTGCTGCGGACAATGGCCTCGATCTCGGCGACATAGCGGTGGCCACGACCCTGTTAGGCATCGAGTTCGCCGTGGAGTCCGGCCTCAGCCCGAACGTCACGGCCCTCCTCTGGCGCCGATCGCACGCCGCGCTGGGCGAGGCGGTCTCCGCGCTCGAAGCGCGGCCCTCTTTCGCGGAGACCCGGCCGCAGATGATGGATGTAAACCTGCAGGCGACCGTCGCCTGA
- a CDS encoding TetR/AcrR family transcriptional regulator, which yields MIFVYRLPPGSLDRTIVTRESGISKRRVAAKKDSSASYVARRQEIADAAIRVFHKMGLERASMSAVAEELGIDRASLYYYASSKEVLFDECVRTVVERNLALVKRIEASRVSPRRKLRDLIIALMSSYGEYYPVFYIYIRENLSQVSEGRTEWSRDMRGLNRQTTDAVISIIEQGYADGSFRNVGPARVVAYGVLGIVGWTHRWFRPDQSAESASEIGKIYAELFLAGIESPY from the coding sequence ATGATTTTCGTATACCGATTGCCTCCGGGCAGCTTGGACAGGACGATTGTGACGCGGGAAAGTGGTATCAGCAAACGACGGGTCGCCGCGAAGAAGGACTCAAGCGCATCCTACGTCGCCCGGCGTCAGGAGATCGCCGACGCCGCCATCCGCGTCTTTCACAAGATGGGGCTCGAGCGTGCCAGCATGTCCGCCGTGGCAGAGGAACTCGGCATCGATCGTGCTTCGCTCTACTACTATGCATCCTCCAAGGAAGTGCTGTTCGACGAGTGCGTTCGAACCGTGGTCGAACGCAACCTGGCTCTCGTCAAGCGGATCGAGGCCAGCAGAGTGAGCCCGCGCCGCAAGTTGCGCGATCTGATAATCGCGCTCATGTCCTCCTACGGCGAATATTATCCGGTATTCTACATCTATATCCGCGAAAACCTGAGTCAGGTCAGCGAGGGCCGCACCGAATGGTCGCGCGACATGCGCGGGCTGAACCGGCAGACCACCGATGCCGTCATCTCGATCATCGAGCAGGGATATGCGGACGGCAGCTTTCGCAATGTAGGCCCTGCGCGCGTCGTCGCCTATGGCGTGCTTGGTATAGTCGGCTGGACCCATCGCTGGTTCCGCCCGGATCAGAGCGCCGAGAGCGCCAGTGAAATCGGCAAGATATATGCGGAACTGTTCCTCGCAGGGATCGAATCACCCTACTGA
- a CDS encoding LLM class flavin-dependent oxidoreductase, whose product MTDKLRYGVFVGPHHPLNENPTLCLQRDLELAEHLEYLGFDEIWYGEHHSAGWETIASPEVMIAAAAERTKRIKLGSAVSSVPYHHPLMLAERYSQLDHMTRGRVMLGMGPGSLASDAEMMGISVARQRDMMDEAIDVITRLMRGETITHQTDWFTLNNARIHMTPYSRPSIDMIAASTISPTGSRAAGRNGIGMLSFGATASAAFDALASNWAICEEIARDNGKVVDRRNWRLVAPMHIAETREQARADVQFGIEGWADYLRNVAALPIVPGGGDVVDAMLDSHMAVIGTPDEAVAQIERLQRQSGGFGTLVLFGTNWADWTQTKRSYEMFARYVMPRIDAVPDNRVISEAECRASRPVLAGKIGAAIQDRIQRHIDEKGERNIAPELIVALPSHKSGQ is encoded by the coding sequence ATGACTGATAAGCTACGTTACGGCGTCTTCGTCGGCCCGCACCATCCCCTCAACGAGAACCCGACATTGTGCCTCCAGCGGGATCTGGAGCTGGCCGAACATCTGGAATATCTGGGGTTCGACGAGATCTGGTATGGCGAGCATCACTCCGCCGGCTGGGAGACAATCGCCAGCCCCGAGGTGATGATCGCCGCCGCCGCGGAGCGGACGAAGCGGATCAAACTCGGCTCCGCCGTGAGTTCCGTACCCTATCACCATCCGCTTATGCTCGCCGAACGCTACAGCCAGCTGGATCACATGACCCGCGGCCGCGTGATGCTGGGAATGGGGCCGGGCTCGCTCGCGTCGGACGCGGAGATGATGGGCATTTCCGTCGCCCGGCAGCGCGATATGATGGACGAAGCCATTGACGTCATAACCCGTCTGATGCGCGGCGAGACCATCACGCATCAGACGGACTGGTTCACGCTCAACAACGCACGCATCCACATGACGCCCTACAGCCGCCCCAGCATCGACATGATCGCAGCGAGCACGATCTCGCCGACGGGATCGCGCGCGGCCGGTCGCAACGGGATCGGCATGCTCTCCTTCGGCGCCACCGCCTCCGCCGCCTTCGATGCGCTGGCGTCAAACTGGGCGATCTGCGAAGAGATCGCGCGGGATAACGGCAAGGTCGTCGATCGCCGGAACTGGCGGCTCGTGGCGCCGATGCATATCGCCGAAACGCGCGAGCAGGCTCGTGCGGACGTGCAATTCGGCATCGAAGGCTGGGCGGACTATCTGCGCAACGTCGCGGCGCTGCCGATCGTGCCGGGCGGCGGCGATGTGGTCGATGCGATGCTCGATTCGCATATGGCGGTGATCGGCACGCCGGACGAGGCCGTCGCGCAGATCGAACGTCTCCAGAGGCAGTCCGGCGGGTTCGGCACTCTGGTCCTGTTCGGCACAAACTGGGCGGACTGGACGCAGACCAAGCGATCCTACGAGATGTTCGCGCGCTATGTGATGCCTCGGATCGATGCGGTGCCCGACAACCGCGTCATCTCCGAGGCTGAATGCCGCGCCTCGCGCCCGGTGCTGGCGGGCAAGATTGGGGCGGCCATCCAGGATCGCATTCAGCGGCACATCGACGAGAAGGGTGAGCGCAACATCGCGCCCGAACTGATCGTCGCGCTGCCCAGCCACAAATCGGGCCAGTGA
- a CDS encoding cyclase family protein, whose translation MARRIVDLSVYLENDVLSDPAPYRPRITYIDHKTSLPDLIGFFPGLQGSDLPDGEAWAIERVELITHNGTHLDAPYHYASTMDKGERAITIDEVPLDWCFQPGVKLDFAKFPDGYVVTAKDVEAELERIGHTLSPLEIVVVNTAAGRRYGRDDYVTAGCGMGYAATMYLLERGVRLTGTDGWSWDAPFAHTKSQFEATGDAGLIWEGHKAGREIGYCHLEKLHNLESLPPSGFTIACFPMKIRAASAGWTRAVAIFDT comes from the coding sequence ATGGCACGCCGGATCGTCGATCTCTCGGTCTATCTCGAAAATGACGTCCTCTCGGATCCGGCGCCTTATCGACCACGGATCACCTATATTGATCACAAGACATCGCTGCCCGACCTGATCGGCTTCTTTCCCGGTCTGCAAGGCTCTGACCTGCCCGATGGTGAGGCGTGGGCCATCGAGCGGGTCGAGCTCATCACCCACAATGGCACGCATCTCGACGCGCCCTATCACTATGCGTCGACGATGGATAAGGGCGAACGCGCGATCACCATAGACGAAGTGCCGCTGGACTGGTGCTTTCAGCCCGGCGTGAAGCTCGATTTCGCCAAGTTCCCGGATGGCTACGTCGTCACCGCAAAGGATGTCGAGGCAGAACTGGAGCGTATCGGCCACACGCTGTCCCCGCTGGAGATCGTCGTGGTCAACACCGCTGCGGGCAGGCGTTACGGGCGAGACGATTACGTCACTGCGGGCTGCGGCATGGGATATGCCGCAACGATGTACCTGCTGGAACGTGGCGTGCGCCTCACCGGCACCGACGGCTGGAGTTGGGACGCCCCGTTCGCCCATACAAAAAGCCAGTTTGAGGCCACAGGCGATGCCGGCCTGATCTGGGAAGGGCACAAGGCCGGGCGCGAGATCGGCTATTGCCACTTGGAGAAGCTGCACAATCTGGAGTCGCTGCCGCCAAGCGGCTTCACCATCGCCTGCTTTCCCATGAAGATCCGTGCGGCGTCCGCCGGCTGGACCCGCGCCGTCGCGATCTTCGATACCTGA
- a CDS encoding glucose 1-dehydrogenase: MDVHRLGGKVAIITGAAQGMGTAHARAFVAEGARVMLSDLNGAAGTALARELGENARFVEHDVADAAGWRRVVAEAEAAFGAVTVLVNNAGIIGPVTSTIDLAEADYLRVCAVNQLSTFLGMQAVLPGMVAAGGGSIVNISSISGMVAIIGSPNLAYVGSKFAVRGMTKHVAVEYGDRNVRVNSIHPGYVKTPMMVAATDEDGGGNVTQIPLRRMADPEEIARLAVFLASDESSFITGAEHVADGGMTAA, from the coding sequence ATGGATGTGCACAGACTCGGCGGCAAGGTCGCGATCATCACGGGCGCGGCGCAGGGTATGGGCACCGCCCACGCCCGTGCCTTCGTGGCGGAGGGCGCCAGGGTCATGCTGAGCGATCTAAATGGTGCCGCCGGCACGGCGCTGGCCAGAGAATTGGGTGAGAATGCGCGCTTCGTCGAACATGACGTCGCCGATGCCGCCGGGTGGCGGCGCGTCGTTGCCGAGGCTGAGGCCGCTTTCGGTGCCGTGACGGTGCTCGTCAACAATGCCGGCATCATCGGCCCCGTCACCAGCACCATCGATCTTGCGGAGGCGGACTATCTCCGGGTCTGCGCGGTGAACCAGCTTTCCACCTTCCTCGGCATGCAGGCGGTGTTGCCGGGCATGGTGGCGGCGGGCGGCGGCTCCATCGTCAACATCTCGTCCATCTCGGGCATGGTCGCGATCATCGGCTCGCCGAACCTCGCTTATGTCGGCAGCAAGTTCGCCGTGCGTGGCATGACGAAGCATGTCGCCGTGGAATATGGCGACCGCAACGTCCGGGTGAACTCAATCCACCCGGGCTACGTGAAGACGCCGATGATGGTGGCTGCCACCGATGAGGATGGCGGCGGCAATGTGACGCAGATTCCACTCCGGCGCATGGCGGACCCGGAGGAGATCGCCCGCCTCGCGGTATTTCTCGCCTCGGACGAAAGTTCCTTCATCACCGGCGCCGAACATGTGGCGGACGGCGGTATGACGGCGGCCTGA
- a CDS encoding putative quinol monooxygenase — translation MVLCRTYDLLAADDRIEALRDALVTLAGRVRAIAGCEGVQLFQDADVPAHFLFVEQWATADAHRAGGVVLGKAALSHVLAALATPPAAATLMPIALHG, via the coding sequence ATGGTGCTCTGCCGAACATATGATCTTCTCGCCGCCGATGATCGGATTGAGGCGCTGCGTGATGCTTTGGTCACGCTCGCCGGACGGGTCCGTGCGATCGCCGGGTGCGAGGGGGTTCAGCTTTTCCAGGATGCCGATGTGCCGGCGCACTTCCTATTTGTGGAGCAGTGGGCGACGGCAGACGCGCATCGCGCGGGCGGCGTTGTTCTCGGCAAGGCGGCCCTGTCGCATGTGCTCGCGGCCCTCGCGACGCCACCGGCCGCTGCCACGCTCATGCCGATCGCCCTGCACGGCTGA
- a CDS encoding 3-keto-5-aminohexanoate cleavage protein, giving the protein MAKIIITCAVTGGAHTPSMSDALPITPGEIADQAIAAAEAGASILHLHARVPETGQPTGDPAVFAQFLPVIRQRTDAVVNLTTGGSATMKLDDRLAAAARFKPEMCSLNMGSINFSFHGAGRRIETWKHPWEKDYVLGSDDFIFRNTFRDIDRIMATMRESGTRFEHECYDVGHLYNLAHFVEEGAVRPPFFIQMIFGILGGIGPDLENLMFMKGTADRLFGRDAFQWSVLAAGRHQMPFLTQAALMGGHVRVGLEDSLFIERGRMAVSNAQQVEKIVRILREMGHEPATPAEAREMLALKGADRVEF; this is encoded by the coding sequence ATGGCCAAGATCATCATCACCTGTGCCGTTACCGGCGGCGCGCACACACCAAGCATGTCGGATGCGCTGCCGATCACCCCCGGCGAGATCGCGGATCAGGCGATCGCCGCGGCGGAGGCGGGTGCCTCTATCCTCCATTTGCATGCGCGGGTGCCCGAAACCGGGCAGCCGACGGGCGATCCGGCCGTCTTCGCGCAGTTCCTGCCGGTGATCCGCCAGCGTACCGATGCGGTGGTGAACCTGACGACGGGCGGCTCCGCGACGATGAAGCTGGACGACCGGCTTGCCGCCGCCGCGCGCTTCAAGCCGGAAATGTGCTCGCTGAACATGGGCAGCATCAATTTCTCCTTCCATGGCGCGGGGCGCCGCATCGAAACGTGGAAGCATCCGTGGGAAAAGGACTATGTCCTGGGCTCGGACGACTTCATCTTTCGCAACACCTTTCGCGACATTGACCGGATCATGGCGACGATGCGGGAGAGCGGGACGCGGTTCGAGCATGAATGCTACGATGTCGGGCATCTCTACAATCTTGCGCATTTCGTGGAAGAGGGCGCGGTGCGGCCGCCTTTCTTCATTCAGATGATCTTCGGCATTCTGGGCGGGATCGGGCCGGATCTGGAGAATTTGATGTTCATGAAGGGGACGGCGGATCGGCTGTTCGGCCGCGATGCCTTTCAGTGGTCTGTGCTGGCGGCAGGCCGGCATCAGATGCCGTTCCTCACGCAGGCCGCGCTGATGGGAGGGCATGTCCGCGTCGGCCTTGAGGACAGTCTGTTCATCGAACGCGGGCGGATGGCTGTATCGAATGCGCAGCAGGTGGAGAAGATCGTTCGCATCCTGCGCGAGATGGGCCACGAACCCGCAACCCCAGCCGAGGCACGCGAGATGCTTGCTTTGAAAGGGGCAGATCGGGTCGAATTCTGA
- a CDS encoding nuclear transport factor 2 family protein — protein MPYVDPVREGPAAKRIGQDPEEGSSRTGPEFSGELRMTLPHPARALRGFAIDFLTSHDNDAVAWVMDPGYRLSIGGHLFDGRDADYLPATAAQLDQFPGLTVTVHDVILGDAGLAMRFTEHGASIRDGGRVAAWRGVTLFRMEGERLAHGWAEEDYFARKRQLKSGVPDPVGPPALAAWDQPVLPPDPTTEAIVRAWLPGIVGDPAVESVLVGGPGFADLLDVDTVEIAHIFTAGDRAAVHILCRGHYAGGFGDIDRALAGAPVILRMAAMIDVAGGVVSRAQVSGDRLGLHRQLLGLSRHRRG, from the coding sequence ATGCCCTACGTCGATCCGGTTCGTGAAGGGCCTGCCGCAAAACGCATCGGGCAAGATCCTGAAGAAGGATCTTCGCGAACTGGACCGGAATTTTCCGGAGAACTCCGCATGACACTGCCACACCCGGCACGCGCGTTGCGCGGCTTCGCGATCGATTTTCTCACCTCGCATGACAATGACGCGGTCGCGTGGGTGATGGATCCGGGCTACCGCCTGTCGATCGGTGGGCATCTGTTCGACGGGCGGGATGCGGACTATCTGCCGGCCACCGCCGCCCAACTCGATCAGTTTCCGGGGCTGACCGTGACCGTGCACGACGTGATCCTCGGCGACGCGGGCCTCGCCATGCGTTTTACCGAGCATGGCGCCTCGATCCGGGACGGCGGACGCGTCGCCGCATGGCGCGGCGTCACCCTGTTCCGCATGGAAGGCGAACGTCTTGCGCACGGATGGGCGGAGGAGGATTATTTCGCGCGCAAGCGGCAGCTGAAAAGCGGTGTGCCCGATCCGGTCGGCCCGCCGGCCCTGGCGGCGTGGGACCAGCCGGTGCTGCCGCCCGATCCGACCACCGAGGCGATCGTCCGCGCCTGGCTGCCCGGGATAGTCGGCGATCCGGCGGTGGAATCCGTACTCGTTGGCGGGCCGGGTTTCGCCGATCTGCTCGATGTCGATACGGTCGAGATCGCCCACATCTTCACCGCAGGCGATCGGGCGGCCGTGCACATCCTGTGTCGAGGGCACTACGCCGGCGGTTTCGGGGATATCGATCGCGCGTTGGCCGGCGCGCCGGTAATCCTACGGATGGCGGCGATGATCGACGTGGCGGGCGGGGTGGTCTCCCGCGCGCAGGTATCCGGCGACCGGCTGGGGCTGCACCGCCAGCTCCTCGGCCTTTCTCGCCATCGACGGGGGTAG
- a CDS encoding class I adenylate-forming enzyme family protein → MAGTQPTLLAAMRHFAETTPGAPCLAHGDTLLTFRDMDERSGRLAGLLICRGVERGDRVALLSHTGTIFYELAFACARIGAIMLPLNWRLADEEIAQILADADPRLVLVQEALAGRVPGSTASAELCAFLAPSANEPAKPPTRAVDPDEATLLLYTSGTTGMPKGVLISQTNLSFVERMAREGWGFDAASVNLVAMPLFHIGGIGYGMMALSQGGLSVLLDQLDPASIVEAANRHGVTHAFFVPTVVQRLVDHGEGGGGRPETLRRIVYGAAPIGEALLRRALALFGCAFSHAYGATETAGTVITLSPGDHDPDGPRPGRLRSCGRPWPWVELRLVDPATEREVEPGEVGEIRIRSDMVMLGYWRKPAESAAAITSDGWLKTGDAATRDEDGFIYICDRYKDMIVSGGENIYPAELENILAAHPHVAQVAVIGVPHPKWGETPRAYIVPRAGAAPEETAIIAYSRTRIAAYKCPTSIRFVKGLPQNASGKILKKDLRELDRNFPENSA, encoded by the coding sequence GTGGCCGGCACGCAGCCCACCCTGCTCGCGGCGATGCGGCATTTTGCGGAGACGACGCCCGGTGCTCCGTGTCTCGCTCACGGTGACACGCTGCTCACCTTCCGCGACATGGACGAGCGGAGCGGTCGCCTCGCCGGTCTGCTGATCTGTCGGGGGGTCGAGCGGGGCGACCGGGTAGCTCTGTTGTCGCACACGGGAACGATATTCTACGAACTCGCATTCGCCTGCGCCAGGATCGGCGCGATCATGCTTCCCCTCAATTGGCGCCTGGCCGACGAAGAGATCGCGCAGATCCTCGCGGATGCCGATCCGCGCCTGGTCCTGGTGCAGGAGGCATTGGCCGGCCGGGTCCCCGGATCGACGGCATCGGCCGAACTCTGCGCGTTTCTCGCCCCATCCGCGAACGAGCCGGCCAAACCCCCAACGCGCGCCGTCGATCCGGACGAGGCGACGCTGCTGCTCTACACCTCGGGCACCACGGGCATGCCCAAGGGTGTCCTCATCAGTCAGACGAACCTCTCCTTCGTCGAGCGGATGGCGCGCGAGGGATGGGGGTTCGATGCGGCGAGCGTGAACCTGGTCGCGATGCCCCTCTTCCACATCGGCGGGATCGGCTACGGCATGATGGCGTTGAGCCAGGGCGGCCTCAGCGTGCTGCTCGATCAGCTCGATCCGGCCAGCATCGTCGAGGCCGCGAACCGGCATGGCGTGACGCATGCCTTCTTCGTGCCGACCGTGGTACAGCGCCTGGTCGATCATGGCGAGGGGGGCGGCGGCAGGCCGGAAACGCTGCGCCGCATCGTGTACGGGGCGGCGCCGATCGGCGAAGCGCTGCTGCGCCGCGCGCTGGCGCTGTTCGGCTGCGCGTTCAGCCATGCCTATGGCGCGACGGAAACGGCCGGCACCGTCATCACCCTGTCGCCTGGCGACCATGATCCCGATGGTCCCAGGCCGGGGCGTCTGCGATCCTGCGGACGGCCATGGCCGTGGGTGGAACTGCGCCTCGTCGATCCCGCCACCGAGCGCGAGGTGGAGCCGGGCGAGGTTGGCGAGATCCGTATCCGCTCCGACATGGTGATGCTGGGTTACTGGCGGAAACCCGCCGAAAGCGCGGCGGCGATTACATCGGACGGCTGGCTGAAGACCGGGGATGCCGCGACACGCGACGAGGACGGCTTCATCTATATATGCGATCGCTACAAGGACATGATCGTTTCCGGCGGCGAGAACATCTATCCGGCCGAGCTTGAGAACATACTCGCCGCCCACCCCCATGTGGCGCAGGTGGCGGTGATCGGTGTTCCTCATCCCAAATGGGGCGAGACCCCGCGCGCCTATATCGTTCCGCGCGCCGGCGCGGCACCCGAAGAGACGGCGATCATCGCCTACAGTCGCACGCGCATCGCGGCGTATAAATGCCCTACGTCGATCCGGTTCGTGAAGGGCCTGCCGCAAAACGCATCGGGCAAGATCCTGAAGAAGGATCTTCGCGAACTGGACCGGAATTTTCCGGAGAACTCCGCATGA